A genomic stretch from Aedes albopictus strain Foshan chromosome 2, AalbF5, whole genome shotgun sequence includes:
- the LOC109420202 gene encoding cuticle protein CP14.6: MFKLVVISAVLALAAAQNPQDAQAQVLAQDSVVNPDGSYQYRYETSNGISAQESGVGGQSAQGSYSYTGEDGVQYTVNYVADENGFQPQGAHLPVDQPAPEHVLRTLELIRANPPRDDPNFSLDALNAAIARLSGKK, from the exons ATGTTCAAACTG GTTGTCATCTCCGCCGTGCTCGCGCTAGCCGCCGCCCAAAACCCCCAGGATGCCCAGGCCCAGGTCCTGGCCCAGGACTCCGTCGTGAACCCGGACGGCTCCTACCAGTACCGGTACGAAACCAGCAACGGAATCTCGGCCCAGGAAAGCGGCGTCGGCGGCCAATCGGCCCAGGGTAGCTACTCGTACACCGGCGAAGACGGCGTCCAGTACACCGTGAACTACGTCGCCGATGAGAACGGCTTCCAGCCGCAGGGAGCTCATCTGCCGGTGGACCAGCCCGCCCCGGAACACGTGCTACGCACCCTGGAGCTGATCCGCGCCAACCCACCACGAGATGACCCCAACTTCAGCTTGGACGCTTTGAACGCTGCCATTGCCCGGCTGAGCGGCAAGAAATAA